Proteins encoded in a region of the Cydia pomonella isolate Wapato2018A chromosome 3, ilCydPomo1, whole genome shotgun sequence genome:
- the LOC133516122 gene encoding saccharopine dehydrogenase-like oxidoreductase yields the protein MSRLDLVIFGATGFTGLRVVEQLAKVAKKYPAMTWGVAGRSQAKLEALMANIGKKIGEDMTSIRIIIAEVTNERSLQDMCEQAKVLINCCGPYLMYGEPVVKAAVEAKTHCVDVSGEPQYIENVQLKYNDAAKEAGVYIVSACGFDSIPNDMGLVYLQQNFEGTLNSVESYVSVEVTPEFQNEAAKSGIIHFGTWESAIISAGRSKELVPLRKMLYSDDLPVFEPKLRAKSTFHKLDEDQWCVPFPGVDESVVYRTQRFFHDHENQRAIQFKTYIKIGSLCTAIQTGFGGVLITLLSKTAPTMKLLLKYPKLFSGGMVTSEGPTENVMNNTKFTFELYGEGWDKNTDVSEKPNKKAVVKVKGVNPAYGATVTAVIYCAIACLTEQDKIPGIGGVLTTGAAFHNTSLIKNLHENNLTFEYIPC from the exons aTGTCTCGTCTAGACCTTGTTATATTTGGGGCCACTGGTTTCACGGGACTGAGGGTTGTGGAACAGCTAgccaaggtggccaaaaaatatccAGCCATGACATGGGGGGTGGCGGGCCGATCCCAGGCCAAACTTGAAGCACTGATGGCCAATATCGGGAAAAAAATCG GAGAGGATATGACCAGCATCAGAATAATAATAGCAGAGGTGACCAACGAAAGGTCACTGCAAGATATGTGCGAGCAAGCAAAAGTGCTGATCAACTGCTGTGGGCCTTACCTAATGTACGGTGAGCCAGTGGTAAAAGCGGCGGTGGAGGCGAAGACACATTGTGTGGATGTCAGCGGGGAACCTCAG TACATTGAAAATGTGCAACTCAAATACAACGATGCGGCGAAAGAGGCAGGTGTGTACATCGTTAGCGCGTGCGGCTTCGACAGCATTCCCAACGACATGGGGCTGGTTTACTTACAGCAGAACTTCGAAG GTACTTTGAACTCGGTAGAATCCTACGTCAGTGTTGAAGTGACACCGGAATTTCAAAACGAAGCTGCCAAAAGCGGTATCATTCACTTTGGAACCTGGGAGTCTGCGATCATAAg CGCTGGCCGCTCAAAAGAACTTGTGCCGCTTAGAAAAATGCTCTATTCAGACGATTTACCGGTTTTTGAGCCTAAACTGCGCGCAAA GTCAACATTCCATAAGCTAGATGAGGACCAATGGTGCGTTCCATTTCCTGGCGTCGACGAATCCGTAGTATACCGCACACAGCGTTTCTTCCACGACCACGAAAACCAACGGGCCATTCAGTTTAAAACTTACATAAAGATAGGGTCATTATGCACGGCCATACAAACTGGCTTCGGGGGAGTTCTCATCACCCTCTTATCTAAAACGGCTCCTACTATGAAGCTACTGCTGAAATATCCTAAGCTTTTCTCGGGCGGCATGGTGACCTCCGAGGGCCCGACGGAAAACGTCATGAACAACACAAAGTTCACATTCGAGTTGTATGGCGAGGGGTGGGATAAGAATACGGATGTGTCGGAAAAGCCGAACAAGAAAGCAGTCGTTAAG gtgaaaggTGTAAATCCTGCATATGGGGCAACTGTCACTGCTGTGATATACTGTGCAATCGCATGTCTCACGGAACAAGATAAAATACCTGGgat
- the LOC133516123 gene encoding uncharacterized protein LOC133516123 isoform X1, which yields MFKLLAILYIVSAVLSAELPRHNLQETAFNPDPNAEPVSTHPVSKKASEPELDPRPIYRAEDKESGRARVQPVKPTGPVVKYDQMLADQPNGAPSEVNRVDNQQIPNYAFVPAQPEVAYPDIPYAPGYGYDNGYPQSNGYDVYGNSVGNYYEPDTSSFGLLWSQVPDSRTIVNYAGRAISWFFGSIFVLLLGSLMTIGVCTYTNLCTIAFHGVGPIHEEMRSLITPERLENISTAATLVKSAIDKYQKIQNVDAVRRRRANVHN from the exons ATGTTCAAGTTACTAGCAATCCTCTACATAGTAAGCGCTGTACTCTCAGCAGAGTTACCACGACACAACTTGCAGGAGACTGCCTTTAATCCCGATCCTAATGCCGAGCCAGTGTCCACGCATCCTGTGTCTAAGAAGGCGTCGGAGCCCGAGTTGGACCCTCGCCCGATTTACAGAGCTGAAGATAAAGAGTCTGGGCGGGCGAGGGTGCAGCCCGTCAAGCCCACGGGTCCAGTGGTGAAGTACGATCAGATGTTGGCGGATCAGCCGAACGGAGCACCTTCTGAAGTGAACAGAGTT gacaATCAACAAATTCCCAACTACGCCTTTGTGCCAGCGCAACCTGAGGTGGCGTATCCGGACATTCCATATGCTCCAGGGTACGGCTACGACAATGGCTACCCTCAGTCCAATGG ATACGACGTGTATGGCAACAGCGTCGGAAATTATTACGAACCCGACACATCTTCGTTCGGTTTGTTATGGAGCCAAGTTCCGGACTCGAGG ACGATCGTCAACTACGCAGGCAGAGCAATCTCCTGGTTCTTCGGCAGCATCTTCGTACTACTCCTCGGATCCTTAATGACCATCGGCGTGTGTACATACACGAACTTGTGCACCATCGCGTTTCATGGCGTAGGGCCCATACACGAGGAGATGCGCTCGCTCATCACGCCCGAGCGGCTTGAGAATATCAGCACCGCCGCCACTTTGGTCAAGTCCGCCATCGACAAGTACCAAAAGATACAGAATGTCGACGCCGTGAGACGAAGACGCGCTAATGTTCACAACTGA
- the LOC133516125 gene encoding uncharacterized protein LOC133516125: MAHQLLLVVLACFTGLAAAQNYQAYPTHLYPVEHRAYRGIRPIAELPSSSAYEFQVVPASAVAEYDISTDLSIWDYIPNPISALSCIASQALSVAKWTLAKAPLIILGMALVIGFCAFTPYCTLIIEKPFTREIRSLNIPFLDEVEYYLKEAYNKYQAMQEDH, encoded by the exons ATGGCGCATCAATTACTTTTGGTTGTGTTGGCATGCTTTACGGGTTTGGCCGCCGCCCAAAACTACCAGGCATATCCTACCCATCTGTACCCTGTGGAACACCGAGCCTACAGGGGAATCAGACCTATAGCAGAACTACCCTCATCCAGCGCTTATGA ATTCCAAGTTGTACCTGCCAGTGCCGTGGCAGAATACGATATCAGCACGGATTTGTCCATCTGGGACTACATCCCAAACCCAATA tCTGCCCTGTCATGCATCGCTTCACAGGCCCTGTCTGTAGCCAAATGGACCTTAGCTAAGGCCCCGTTGATTATTCTCGGAATGGCGCTTGTCATCGGATTCTGCGCGTTCACCCCCTACTGCACCCTCATCATCGAAAAGCCTTTCACCAGAGAAATCAGGTCCCTCAACATTCCCTTCCTGGATGAAGTTGAATACTACCTGAAGGAAGCCTACAACAAGTATCAAGCGATGCAGGAGGATCATTAA